A window from Rhea pennata isolate bPtePen1 chromosome 1, bPtePen1.pri, whole genome shotgun sequence encodes these proteins:
- the ZBTB20 gene encoding zinc finger and BTB domain-containing protein 20, whose product MTERIHSINLHNFSNSVLETLNEQRNRGHFCDVTVRIHGSMLRAHRCVLAAGSPFFQDKLLLGYSDIEIPSVVSVQSVQKLIDFMYSGVLRVSQSEALQILTAASILQIKTVIDECTRIVSQNVGEVYPVIQDSGQETPRGTPESGTSGQSTDTESGYLQSHSQHSVDRIYSALYACSMQNGSGERSFYSGAVVSHHETALGLPRDHHMEDPSWITRIHERSQQMERYLTTTPETTHCRKQPRPVRIQTLVGNIHIKQEMEDDYDYYGQQRVQILERNESEECTEDTDQAEGTESEPKGESFDSGVSSSIGTEPDSMEQQFMPGLGRDGQQESSQADQTDIPADGTQPQQQQQHVDANSSSPERSNDVEMDSKVLAVNNSTEKGALQPSVNTTVAQPLPTTQIYLRQTETLTSNLRMPLTLTSNTQVIGTAGNTYLPALFTTQSAGSGPKPFLFSLPQPLAGQQTQFVTVSQPGLSTFTAQLPAPQPLAPSAGHSTAGGQGEKKPYECTLCNKTFTAKQNYVKHMFVHTGEKPHQCSICWRSFSLKDYLIKHMVTHTGVRAYQCSICNKRFTQKSSLNVHMRLHRGEKSYECYICKKKFSHKTLLERHVALHSATNGTPGATGTGARAVPAGVVACTEGTTYVCSVCPAKFDQIEHFNDHMRMHVSDG is encoded by the exons ATGACAGAGCGCATTCATAGCATCAACCTTCACAACTTCAGCAATTCTGTGCTCGAGACCCTCAACGAGCAGCGCAACCGTGGCCACTTCTGTGACGTGACGGTCCGCATCCACGGGAGCATGCTACGCGCCCACCGTTGCGTGCTGGCGGCTGGCAGCCCCTTCTTCCAGGACAAACTGCTGCTGGGCTACAGTGACATTGAGATCCCCTCAGTGGTGTCAGTCCAATCCGTGCAAAAGCTCATTGACTTCATGTACAGCGGGGTGCTGAGGGTCTCACAGTCGGAGGCCCTCCAAATCCTCACAGCTGCCAGCATCCTGCAGATCAAGACTGTGATTGATGAGTGCACAAGGATTGTCTCACAAAATGTGGGAGAGGTCTACCCAGTGATTCAGGATTCTGGCCAGGAGACACCCAGGGGAACACCCGAATCAGGCACCTCGGGGCAGAGCACTGACACAGAGTCTGGCTACCTGCAGAGCCACTCGCAGCACAGTGTGGACAGGATCTATTCAGCCCTTTATGCCTGTTCCATGCAAAATGGCAGTGGTGAGCGCTCCTTCTACAGTGGGGCTGTGGTCAGCCACCATGAAACAGCCCTGGGGCTCCCCAGGGACCATCACATGGAAGACCCCAGCTGGATTACCCGGATCCATGAGAGATCACAGCAGATGGAGCGGTACCTTACGACCACTCCAGAGACCACACACTGCCGCAAGCAACCACGCCCTGTCCGAATTCAAACCCTGGTGGGCAACATCCATATTAAGCAAGAGATGGAGGATGACTATGACTACTATGGCCAACAGAGGGTGCAGATCCTTGAGCGCAATGAGTCTGAGGAATGCACTGAGGACACTGACCAAGCAGAAGGCACTGAGAGTGAGCCCAAAGGGGAGAGTTTTGACTCGGGAGTCAGTTCCTCCATTGGCACTGAACCCGATTCCATGGAGCAGCAGTTTATGCCTGGCCTAGGCCGAGATGGGCAGCAAGAATCTTCCCAAGCAGATCAAACTGACATCCCTGCTGATGGCACTcagcctcagcagcagcaacagcatgTAGATGCCAACTCTTCCTCGCCAGAGAGAAGCAATGACGTTGAAATGGACAGCAAAGTGCTCGCAGTCAATAACAGCACCGAAAAGGGGGCTTTGCAGCCTTCTGTCAATACAACTGTTGCCCAGCCATTGCCAACCACACAGATCTACTTACGCCAGACAGAAACCCTCACCAGCAATCTGAGGATGCCACTGACTCTGACCAGCAACACTCAGGTCATTGGCACAGCTGGCAACACCTACCTGCCTGCCCTTTTCACTACACAGTCTGCTGGCAGTGGTCCTAAGCCTTTTCTCttcagcctgccccagcccttaGCTGGCCAACAGACGCAGTTTGTCACAGTGTCCCAGCCTGGCCTGTCAACCTTTACTGCCCAgctgccagccccacagcccctggCCCCATCTGCGGGCCACAGCACAGCAGGTGGACAGGGCGAAAAAAAGCCTTATGAGTGCACTCTCTGTAACAAGACTTTCACCGCCAAGCAGAACTACGTGAAGCACATGTTTGTACACACAG GTGAGAAGCCCCACCAGTGTAGCATCTGTTGGCGCTCCTTCTCTTTAAAGGATTACCTAATCAAACACATGGTGACACACACTGGCGTGAGGGCATACCAGTGCAGTATCTGCAACAAGCGCTTCACCCAGAAGAGCTCCCTTAATGTGCACATGCGCCTCCACCGTGGGGAGAAATCCTACGAGTGCTACATCTGCAAGAAAAAGTTCTCCCACAAGACCCTGCTGGAGAGGCACGTGGCTCTGCACAGCGCCACCAACGGCACACCTGGAGCCACTGGCACTGGCGCGAGGGCCGTCCCTGCTGGGGTGGTGGCCTGCACGGAGGGGACCACGTACGTCTGCTCTGTCTGTCCAGCTAAGTTTGACCAAATCGAGCATTTCAATGACCACATGAGGATGCATGTGTCAGACGGATAA